One Natronoarchaeum mannanilyticum genomic window carries:
- a CDS encoding ribbon-helix-helix domain-containing protein, whose translation MTEYTTVSIPKDLADRVEETIEGTSFSSTSDLVRFLLRSIVIQHQQEGELTEAEFEEITSQLRDLGYID comes from the coding sequence ATGACCGAGTACACGACCGTCTCGATCCCGAAGGATCTCGCGGACCGGGTCGAAGAGACGATCGAGGGGACCAGCTTCTCGTCGACGAGCGACCTCGTCCGGTTCCTGCTCCGAAGCATCGTGATCCAGCACCAGCAGGAGGGCGAGCTGACCGAGGCCGAGTTCGAGGAGATCACCAGCCAGCTACGGGATCTCGGCTATATCGACTGA
- the dph5 gene encoding diphthine synthase, with amino-acid sequence MLTFVGLGLYDERSITVEGREALRAADRAFAEFYTSKLVGATVEELESHHDVDIEVRDRAGVEQDPDPILDAAEAGDAVFLTAGDTMVSTTHVDLRLRAHERDIDTRVIHGVTAQSAASGLTGLQNYRFGKATTLPFEYAHGAEGVPDSVVETIRANRERGLHTLVYLDIKAEREEYMTADVAAEQFAAEFGDDLGVVVARAGSPDPLVAADRIDALAQRSFGDPLHLLVIPGDLHHIEADALAALGDAPPELLDPV; translated from the coding sequence ATGCTCACCTTCGTCGGACTCGGACTCTACGACGAGCGCTCGATCACGGTCGAGGGCCGCGAGGCGCTGCGGGCGGCCGACCGGGCGTTCGCGGAGTTCTACACCAGCAAGCTCGTCGGCGCGACGGTCGAGGAGCTCGAATCGCACCACGACGTCGACATCGAGGTCCGCGACCGGGCCGGCGTCGAGCAGGACCCGGACCCGATCCTCGACGCCGCCGAAGCGGGCGACGCGGTGTTTCTCACGGCGGGCGACACGATGGTCTCGACGACCCACGTCGACCTCCGCCTGCGCGCTCACGAGCGCGATATCGACACGCGAGTGATCCACGGCGTCACCGCCCAGTCGGCCGCCAGCGGGCTCACCGGGCTGCAGAACTACCGGTTCGGCAAGGCGACGACGCTGCCCTTCGAGTACGCCCACGGCGCCGAGGGCGTCCCCGACAGCGTCGTCGAGACGATCCGGGCGAACCGCGAGCGCGGGCTGCACACGCTCGTGTATCTCGACATCAAGGCCGAGCGCGAGGAGTACATGACCGCCGACGTCGCCGCCGAGCAGTTCGCCGCGGAATTCGGCGACGATCTCGGCGTCGTCGTCGCGCGGGCGGGTAGCCCCGACCCGCTCGTGGCGGCCGATCGGATCGACGCACTGGCCCAGCGTAGCTTCGGCGACCCGCTACACCTGCTGGTGATCCCCGGCGACCTGCACCACATCGAAGCCGACGCGCTGGCGGCGCTGGGCGACGCGCCGCCCGAGCTGCTGGATCCCGTCTGA
- a CDS encoding acetolactate synthase large subunit, producing MSDDATATDDAAASEDTTARLIVDCLEAEDVEHVFGIPGEETTELLFALGDSDIEFVPVRHEQAAAFIADVYGRLTGDAGVCLGTLGPGATNLLTGVADAYLDKSPLVAITGQGRRERIQRESHQAIDVVSLFDSVTKWNAQIDDAAFAAEAVRKAFRCAEREKPGPTHLELPYDVAGETVDDEPLARREPVSLPAPDEETIDAAAELLEAAERPLVLAGNGVLRTRAAPALRSFVDDTGIPVAATYMGKGAVSDADERSLYTLASGVDEQYAAVERADCVVAAGYDVAEHEPVDWNPDLDRSIVHVDTASADVSRHYNPDVEVVGDIDAALDRLASDADLDFDDEWWTEIREEVHAAATEHPADDAPLTVERLVPLLRDAMADEDVLVSDVGHHKGVLARRFPTYDPNTCVISNGLATMGIALPGAIAADLASDANVVAATGDGGFMMNASDLETARRLDCGFTVLVFENREFGSIARQQHAHGGGDYGTQFTNPDFATFADSFDVDAYRPDSWSAIDRTLSEVVPDDDMALVAVPVDER from the coding sequence ATGAGCGACGACGCCACCGCCACGGATGACGCCGCCGCGAGCGAGGACACCACCGCCCGCCTGATCGTCGACTGCCTCGAAGCCGAGGACGTCGAGCACGTGTTCGGCATTCCCGGCGAGGAGACGACCGAGCTGCTGTTCGCGCTCGGCGACTCAGACATCGAGTTCGTCCCGGTGCGCCACGAGCAGGCGGCCGCGTTCATCGCGGACGTGTACGGTCGATTGACCGGGGACGCCGGGGTCTGCCTGGGAACGCTCGGTCCCGGCGCGACGAACCTGCTGACCGGCGTCGCGGACGCCTACCTCGACAAGAGCCCGCTCGTGGCGATCACCGGGCAGGGCCGCCGCGAGCGCATCCAGCGCGAGAGCCACCAGGCAATAGACGTCGTGTCGCTGTTCGACAGCGTCACGAAGTGGAACGCCCAGATCGACGACGCCGCGTTCGCCGCCGAGGCGGTTCGCAAGGCATTCCGGTGCGCCGAGCGCGAGAAGCCGGGTCCGACCCACCTCGAACTTCCCTACGACGTGGCCGGCGAGACGGTCGACGACGAACCGCTCGCCCGGCGCGAACCCGTCTCGCTGCCGGCTCCCGACGAGGAGACGATCGACGCCGCCGCCGAGTTGCTCGAAGCCGCCGAGCGACCGCTCGTGCTGGCCGGCAACGGCGTCCTCCGGACGCGAGCCGCGCCCGCGCTTCGGTCGTTCGTCGACGACACCGGGATCCCCGTCGCCGCGACGTACATGGGCAAGGGCGCGGTGTCGGACGCCGACGAGCGCTCGCTGTACACGCTCGCCTCCGGCGTCGACGAGCAGTACGCCGCCGTCGAGCGGGCGGACTGCGTCGTCGCGGCGGGCTACGACGTCGCCGAGCACGAGCCGGTCGACTGGAACCCCGATCTGGATCGCTCGATCGTCCACGTCGACACCGCGTCGGCCGACGTCTCGCGACACTACAACCCCGACGTGGAGGTCGTCGGCGACATCGACGCCGCGCTGGACCGGCTGGCCAGCGACGCCGATCTGGACTTCGACGACGAGTGGTGGACCGAGATCCGCGAGGAGGTCCACGCGGCCGCGACCGAGCATCCGGCCGACGACGCGCCGCTCACCGTCGAGCGGCTCGTCCCGCTGCTCCGCGACGCGATGGCCGACGAGGACGTGCTCGTCTCGGACGTCGGCCACCACAAGGGCGTGCTCGCGCGCCGGTTCCCGACGTACGATCCCAACACCTGCGTGATCTCGAACGGCCTAGCGACGATGGGGATCGCCCTCCCGGGCGCGATCGCGGCGGACCTCGCCAGCGACGCGAACGTCGTCGCCGCGACCGGCGACGGCGGGTTCATGATGAACGCATCGGACCTGGAGACCGCCCGACGGCTCGATTGCGGCTTCACGGTGCTGGTGTTCGAGAACCGCGAGTTCGGCTCGATCGCCCGCCAGCAACACGCCCACGGCGGCGGTGACTACGGGACCCAGTTCACGAACCCGGATTTCGCCACGTTCGCGGACAGCTTCGACGTCGACGCGTACCGCCCCGACTCCTGGTCGGCGATCGATCGAACGCTCTCGGAGGTCGTTCCGGACGACGACATGGCGCTGGTCGCCGTGCCGGTCGACGAGCGCTGA
- a CDS encoding homocitrate synthase/isopropylmalate synthase family protein: protein MPCPTTRPWIRPLAPARGVEFFQGTLDSTDEIKSARVFDTTLRDGEQSPHTSFSYEDKREIAAVLDEMGTHVIEAGFPVNSDAEFEAVRDIAENTSTTTCGLARVVDKDVEAAIDSGVEMVHVFSSTSDVQIEDSMHATREEVVERSVEAVERVKEAGVTCMYSPMDATRTDEDFLIDVIEAVSDAGTDWINIPDTCGVATPRRFYDLISTVVDHTDANVDVHTHDDFGLATANALSGIEAGAKQAQVSVNSIGERAGNAAYEEFVMAVESVYQVDTGIDTTRITELSRLVEELSGIDVPGNKPVVGENAFSHESGIHAAGVIENSDTFEPGVMTPDMVGANRKLVLGKHTGNHSVRERLEDAGFEPTEEEVRAVTRRVKDHGAEKKQVTMETLEQFAREEGVTRTEEVTV, encoded by the coding sequence ATACCATGTCCGACGACACGTCCATGGATTCGTCCTCTGGCACCAGCCAGGGGGGTCGAGTTCTTCCAGGGCACGTTAGATTCCACTGACGAGATAAAGTCAGCACGCGTTTTCGACACGACGCTCCGCGACGGGGAGCAATCGCCACACACGTCGTTCTCCTACGAGGACAAGCGGGAGATAGCGGCTGTGCTGGACGAGATGGGCACCCACGTCATCGAGGCGGGGTTCCCGGTCAACTCCGACGCGGAGTTCGAGGCGGTGCGTGACATCGCCGAGAACACGAGCACGACCACCTGCGGGCTCGCCCGCGTGGTCGACAAGGACGTCGAGGCCGCGATCGACAGCGGCGTCGAGATGGTCCACGTGTTCTCCTCGACGAGCGACGTCCAGATCGAGGATTCGATGCACGCCACCCGCGAGGAGGTAGTAGAGCGTTCGGTCGAGGCCGTCGAGCGAGTCAAGGAGGCAGGCGTGACCTGCATGTACTCGCCGATGGACGCGACCCGCACCGACGAGGACTTCCTGATCGACGTGATCGAGGCGGTCTCCGACGCGGGGACCGACTGGATCAACATCCCCGACACCTGCGGGGTCGCGACGCCCCGCCGGTTCTACGACCTGATCAGCACGGTCGTCGACCACACGGACGCCAACGTCGACGTCCACACCCACGACGACTTCGGGCTGGCGACCGCCAACGCGCTGTCCGGTATCGAGGCCGGGGCCAAGCAGGCCCAGGTCTCGGTCAACTCCATCGGCGAGCGCGCGGGCAACGCCGCCTACGAGGAGTTCGTGATGGCCGTCGAGTCGGTGTACCAGGTCGACACCGGCATCGACACGACCCGCATCACCGAGCTCTCGCGGCTCGTCGAGGAGCTGAGCGGCATCGACGTGCCGGGCAACAAGCCCGTCGTCGGCGAGAACGCCTTCTCCCACGAGAGCGGCATCCACGCCGCGGGCGTGATCGAGAACTCCGACACCTTCGAGCCGGGCGTCATGACGCCCGACATGGTCGGCGCGAACCGGAAGCTGGTGCTGGGCAAGCACACCGGCAACCACTCCGTCCGCGAGCGACTGGAGGACGCCGGCTTCGAGCCGACCGAGGAGGAGGTCCGCGCGGTCACCCGCCGCGTCAAGGACCACGGCGCCGAGAAAAAGCAGGTCACGATGGAGACGCTGGAGCAGTTCGCCCGCGAGGAGGGCGTCACGCGCACGGAGGAGGTCACGGTCTGA
- a CDS encoding NAD-dependent succinate-semialdehyde dehydrogenase, with amino-acid sequence MQSTNPATGEVIEEYETHDEDDVERRLDAAAEAAPAWGDATVSQRQEILENAADVLRENVDEYAELMTREMGKPVTEARAEVEKCAWACDYYAERAGEHLQDEVIGSEPESKTFVSYEPLGPVLSIMPWNFPFWQVFRFAAPSLAAGNTSVLKHASNVPGCALAIEDIFSQAGVPDGALSTLLIGSDRIDDVIADDRIRAVTLTGSEGAGRSVGQTAGKNLKKHVLELGGSDPFVVLDDADLDAAIETGVQARTLNSGQSCIAAKRFIVHDDVYDEFEERFVEQMQDLTVGDPMDEDTDVGPQAREDLMEDLHQQVTDTEDAGATIQCGGEPLDREGAFYPPTVVTDVPRDAPMAAEEVFGPAAALFRVDDVEEAIELANDHHLGLGASIWTEDLDRGERVAREIEAGLTYVNELVKSDPRLPFGGIKDSGYGRELAHMGIREFVNRKTVWVQPAGGPDDVATE; translated from the coding sequence ATGCAGAGCACCAACCCGGCTACGGGCGAGGTAATCGAGGAGTACGAGACGCACGACGAGGACGACGTCGAGCGGCGGCTCGACGCCGCGGCGGAGGCGGCGCCGGCGTGGGGCGACGCCACCGTCTCGCAGCGCCAGGAGATCCTGGAGAACGCAGCCGACGTGCTCCGGGAGAACGTCGACGAGTACGCCGAGCTGATGACCCGCGAGATGGGCAAGCCGGTCACGGAGGCCCGCGCGGAGGTCGAGAAGTGCGCGTGGGCCTGCGACTACTACGCCGAGCGCGCCGGCGAGCACCTGCAGGACGAGGTGATCGGCAGCGAACCCGAGTCGAAGACGTTCGTGTCCTACGAGCCGCTCGGGCCAGTTCTGTCGATCATGCCGTGGAACTTCCCGTTCTGGCAGGTGTTCCGCTTCGCCGCGCCGTCGCTGGCGGCGGGCAACACGAGCGTGCTCAAGCACGCCTCGAACGTGCCCGGCTGCGCGCTCGCGATCGAGGACATCTTCTCGCAGGCGGGCGTGCCGGACGGCGCGCTGTCGACGCTGCTGATCGGCTCCGACCGGATCGACGACGTGATCGCCGACGACCGGATTCGGGCGGTGACGCTCACCGGCAGCGAGGGCGCCGGCCGATCGGTCGGCCAGACCGCCGGCAAGAATCTGAAAAAGCACGTCCTCGAACTCGGCGGCAGCGACCCGTTCGTCGTACTCGACGACGCCGATCTCGACGCCGCGATCGAGACCGGCGTCCAGGCGCGGACGCTCAACTCCGGCCAGTCCTGTATCGCCGCGAAGCGATTCATCGTTCACGACGACGTGTACGACGAGTTCGAGGAGCGCTTCGTCGAGCAGATGCAGGACCTTACGGTCGGCGATCCGATGGACGAGGACACCGACGTCGGCCCGCAGGCCCGCGAGGATCTCATGGAGGATCTCCACCAGCAGGTCACCGACACCGAGGACGCCGGCGCGACGATCCAATGTGGCGGCGAGCCGCTCGACCGAGAGGGCGCGTTCTACCCGCCGACCGTCGTCACCGACGTTCCGAGAGACGCGCCGATGGCAGCCGAGGAGGTGTTCGGTCCCGCCGCGGCGCTGTTCCGGGTCGACGACGTCGAGGAGGCGATCGAACTCGCGAACGATCACCACCTCGGCCTCGGCGCCTCGATCTGGACCGAGGATCTCGACCGGGGCGAGCGAGTCGCCCGCGAGATCGAGGCCGGGCTGACGTACGTCAACGAACTTGTCAAGTCCGACCCCCGGCTCCCGTTCGGCGGCATCAAGGACTCGGGCTACGGCCGGGAGCTGGCCCACATGGGCATCCGCGAGTTCGTCAACCGCAAGACCGTCTGGGTCCAGCCGGCCGGCGGTCCCGACGACGTCGCCACGGAGTGA
- the aglJ gene encoding S-layer glycoprotein N-glycosyltransferase AglJ, with the protein MAETDVCVLIPTLDEAATIGDVIDEFRELGYDNVLVADGGSSDGTREIAEDRGARVFVQSGSGKGQAVREALRRIDAEYVLMLDGDGTYRPADAEALLEPLREGRASHVIGDRFAEMHPDAMSRLNRVGNGIINRAFSVVHHRDLGDILSGYRAFTTESTEHLDLTADGFGIETEFSVECVRHGIDTEVVPIRYDPRPDGSETNLHPFKDGATIMLTLYRLAKMNNPLFYYGSVGVTAILAGVLVAAWVAYRYFVVGISHEVMAMLSGFGVLLGVQLLMFGVLSDMVVTLHREQRQRLERIAARNDDEE; encoded by the coding sequence ATGGCCGAGACGGACGTCTGTGTGCTGATCCCGACGCTGGACGAGGCCGCGACCATCGGCGACGTGATCGACGAGTTCCGCGAACTGGGGTACGACAACGTGCTCGTGGCCGACGGCGGCTCCAGCGACGGCACCCGCGAGATCGCCGAGGACCGCGGCGCGCGGGTGTTCGTCCAGTCCGGCTCGGGCAAGGGCCAGGCCGTCCGCGAGGCGCTCCGCCGGATCGACGCCGAGTACGTCCTGATGCTCGACGGCGACGGCACCTACCGGCCCGCGGACGCCGAGGCGCTGCTCGAACCGCTCCGCGAGGGCCGTGCGAGCCACGTGATCGGCGACCGCTTCGCCGAGATGCACCCCGACGCGATGTCCCGGCTCAACCGCGTCGGGAACGGGATCATCAACCGGGCGTTCTCCGTCGTCCACCACCGCGACCTGGGCGACATCCTCAGCGGCTACCGCGCCTTCACGACCGAGTCGACCGAGCACCTCGATCTCACCGCCGACGGGTTCGGCATCGAGACCGAGTTCTCCGTCGAGTGCGTCCGCCACGGGATCGACACGGAGGTCGTCCCGATCCGCTATGATCCCCGCCCGGACGGGTCGGAGACGAATCTCCATCCGTTCAAGGACGGCGCGACGATCATGCTGACGCTGTACCGGCTCGCGAAGATGAACAACCCGCTGTTTTACTACGGCAGTGTCGGCGTCACGGCGATCCTGGCTGGCGTGCTGGTCGCGGCCTGGGTCGCGTACCGATACTTCGTCGTCGGGATCAGCCACGAGGTCATGGCGATGCTCTCGGGGTTCGGCGTGTTGCTGGGCGTGCAGCTGCTCATGTTCGGCGTCCTCTCCGATATGGTCGTCACGCTCCACCGCGAGCAGCGCCAGCGCCTCGAACGGATCGCCGCTCGGAACGACGACGAGGAGTGA
- a CDS encoding ferritin-like domain-containing protein — translation MSDEDVTRLLKEAYSDEIETVMNYLSNAVVLDGVRAEEIKNSLEADVQEELDHARMLAERLKQLDEQPPGSMEFEARQESLQPPEDTTDVPSVIEGVLEAEDDAIETYKQLAKAAEENDDLVTEDIAVTLLTDEEAHRTEFRGFRKEYVQD, via the coding sequence ATGTCCGACGAAGACGTTACGCGGCTTCTGAAGGAAGCCTACAGCGACGAGATCGAGACCGTGATGAACTACCTGTCGAACGCGGTGGTGCTCGACGGCGTGCGCGCCGAAGAGATCAAGAACAGCCTGGAGGCCGACGTCCAGGAGGAACTGGACCACGCGCGGATGCTCGCCGAGCGACTGAAACAGCTCGACGAACAGCCGCCTGGGTCGATGGAGTTCGAGGCGCGTCAGGAGTCCCTCCAGCCGCCCGAGGACACGACCGACGTGCCCTCGGTGATCGAGGGCGTGCTCGAAGCCGAGGACGACGCCATCGAGACGTACAAGCAACTCGCGAAGGCCGCCGAGGAGAACGACGACCTCGTGACCGAGGACATCGCGGTGACGCTGCTCACCGACGAAGAGGCCCACCGCACCGAGTTCCGCGGGTTCCGCAAGGAGTACGTCCAGGACTGA
- a CDS encoding multiprotein-bridging factor 1 family protein, whose product MAKYSTGGSSGSGEADACELCGTESASLRPANVAGAELDVCPDCAPHDDNAHKDEKTSDQSGGGSDRNPVEAANSDTTMWDGDTSHWEEEGTDYDDDPLPYLVSGYGSVAEEARQDAGLQRGELADELEIPESDLLAIEQGRANQAGISGSVVAALEDRLDVELAE is encoded by the coding sequence ATGGCGAAGTATTCGACGGGCGGCTCGTCGGGGTCGGGCGAGGCCGACGCCTGCGAGCTTTGCGGAACGGAGAGCGCGTCGCTGCGGCCGGCGAACGTCGCCGGCGCGGAGCTCGACGTCTGTCCCGACTGCGCGCCCCACGACGACAACGCGCACAAGGACGAGAAGACGAGCGACCAGTCGGGGGGCGGCTCCGACCGCAACCCGGTGGAGGCCGCCAACTCCGACACCACGATGTGGGACGGCGACACCTCACACTGGGAGGAGGAGGGCACCGACTACGACGACGACCCCCTTCCCTATCTCGTGAGCGGCTACGGGTCGGTCGCCGAGGAGGCCCGCCAGGATGCCGGCCTGCAGCGCGGCGAGCTCGCCGACGAACTGGAGATCCCCGAGTCGGATCTGCTGGCGATCGAGCAGGGCCGGGCGAACCAGGCCGGCATCTCCGGCTCGGTCGTCGCGGCGCTGGAGGATCGGCTCGACGTCGAACTCGCGGAGTGA
- a CDS encoding VOC family protein has protein sequence MLAVLEHLALEAKALDPMRAFYGDELDLDVVDEFDRELSFAAGETTLVVRRPDGVPRGGLHTHFAFSIPADEYGDWWDRLSAERALEEHTFGSASSLYCYDPAGNCVELGQSDVAGPGIDGVFEVVLEVEDLDRALPFYEALGFSVVDRGAQRRRVRLSGPMDLELWEPHLGLADARGGVHVDLGFAAPDVDAAVEAIRERACRVERDGERAAVRDPDGHYLTIAPEENE, from the coding sequence ATGCTCGCCGTCCTGGAGCACCTGGCGCTGGAGGCCAAGGCCCTCGATCCGATGCGCGCGTTCTACGGCGACGAACTGGACCTCGACGTCGTCGACGAGTTCGATCGGGAGCTGTCGTTCGCCGCCGGCGAGACGACGCTGGTCGTCCGCAGGCCCGACGGCGTCCCGCGGGGCGGTCTCCACACCCACTTCGCGTTCTCGATCCCCGCCGACGAGTACGGCGACTGGTGGGACCGGCTCTCCGCAGAGCGAGCGCTGGAGGAACACACGTTCGGCTCGGCGTCCTCGCTGTACTGCTACGATCCGGCGGGCAACTGCGTCGAACTCGGTCAGTCGGACGTCGCGGGGCCGGGAATCGACGGTGTCTTCGAGGTCGTCCTGGAGGTCGAAGATCTCGACCGGGCGCTCCCCTTCTACGAAGCGCTCGGCTTCTCGGTCGTCGACCGCGGCGCACAGCGGCGTCGCGTCCGGCTCTCGGGGCCGATGGATCTGGAGCTCTGGGAACCGCATCTCGGCCTCGCGGACGCCCGGGGCGGCGTCCACGTCGATCTGGGGTTCGCGGCGCCCGACGTCGACGCCGCGGTCGAGGCGATCCGGGAGCGGGCCTGCCGGGTCGAGCGGGACGGCGAGCGCGCCGCGGTCAGAGATCCGGACGGGCACTACCTGACGATCGCGCCAGAGGAAAATGAGTGA
- a CDS encoding DUF5779 family protein, protein MTDFSLDLGAVEDQIEEDDDEALESEVVLGVLDGTTDPDEWTETVLGGNVLVLAVEGEINDLAAGFAREIRDGGGELVHFRGFLVVSPPGVSIDTDRL, encoded by the coding sequence ATGACCGACTTCAGCCTCGATCTCGGCGCCGTCGAGGATCAGATCGAGGAGGACGACGACGAGGCGCTCGAAAGCGAGGTCGTGCTGGGCGTGCTCGACGGGACCACCGACCCCGACGAGTGGACCGAGACCGTTCTCGGCGGGAACGTCCTCGTGCTCGCCGTCGAGGGAGAGATCAACGATCTGGCCGCCGGTTTCGCCCGCGAGATCCGCGACGGCGGCGGCGAGCTCGTCCACTTCCGGGGCTTTCTCGTCGTCTCGCCGCCCGGCGTCTCGATCGACACCGACCGGCTGTAG
- the glmU gene encoding bifunctional sugar-1-phosphate nucleotidylyltransferase/acetyltransferase, with translation MKAVVLAAGEGTRMRPLTATRPKPMVPVAGKPLVEHVLDAAAEHVDGYVLVVGYKADAIRDHLGDAHRGKPITYVDQDEQRGTAHAIGKADPHVDERFLALNGDVVIDDGLVAKLANADSTAIATMRVDDPRSYGVVGRDGDRVVDIVEKPDDPPSNLANLGLYAFDPAIFEYIERTGRSERGEYEITDSIEMLIEDGDRVVAVEHDGAWLDVGRPWEVLDANERLLEHCSRRLDGEIEDGATLNGDVVVEEGARVRSGAYVEGPVLIQSGADVGPNAYVRGATVIGPDARVGNAVEVKNSILLSGASAGHLSYVGDSIIGADANLGAGTKVANLRHDDQSVQMAVKGEQVDTGRRKLGTVLADGVKTGINTSLNAGTKLGVGAMTRPGEAVMSDRGDGV, from the coding sequence GTGAAAGCCGTCGTCCTCGCGGCGGGCGAGGGCACCCGCATGCGCCCGCTGACGGCGACTCGACCCAAGCCGATGGTCCCCGTCGCCGGCAAGCCGCTGGTCGAGCACGTGTTAGACGCCGCCGCCGAGCACGTCGACGGCTACGTGCTGGTGGTGGGCTACAAGGCCGATGCGATCCGCGACCATCTCGGCGACGCCCACCGCGGGAAGCCGATCACCTACGTCGATCAGGACGAACAGCGCGGCACCGCCCACGCGATCGGGAAGGCCGACCCGCACGTCGACGAGCGGTTCCTCGCGCTCAACGGCGACGTCGTCATCGACGACGGGCTGGTCGCGAAGCTCGCGAACGCCGACAGCACCGCGATCGCGACGATGCGCGTCGACGACCCGCGATCTTACGGCGTCGTCGGACGCGACGGCGACCGCGTCGTCGACATCGTCGAGAAGCCCGACGACCCGCCGTCGAACCTCGCGAACCTCGGACTGTACGCGTTCGATCCGGCGATCTTCGAGTACATCGAGCGCACAGGTAGAAGCGAGCGCGGCGAGTACGAGATCACCGACTCGATCGAGATGCTGATCGAGGACGGCGACCGCGTCGTCGCCGTCGAACACGACGGCGCGTGGCTCGATGTCGGCCGTCCGTGGGAGGTGCTCGACGCCAACGAGCGCCTGCTGGAGCACTGCTCGCGCCGACTCGACGGCGAAATCGAGGACGGCGCCACACTCAACGGCGACGTGGTCGTCGAGGAGGGCGCCCGCGTCCGGTCGGGCGCGTACGTCGAAGGGCCCGTCTTGATCCAGTCCGGCGCGGACGTCGGGCCGAACGCCTACGTCCGCGGGGCGACCGTGATCGGTCCCGACGCCCGCGTCGGCAACGCGGTCGAGGTGAAGAACTCGATCCTGCTCTCGGGCGCGAGCGCGGGGCACCTATCCTACGTCGGCGACTCGATCATCGGCGCCGACGCCAACCTCGGCGCCGGCACCAAGGTCGCGAACCTCCGCCACGACGATCAGTCAGTACAGATGGCCGTCAAGGGCGAGCAGGTCGACACCGGCCGCCGGAAGCTCGGCACGGTGCTCGCCGACGGCGTCAAGACCGGCATCAACACGAGCCTCAACGCCGGCACCAAGCTCGGCGTCGGCGCCATGACGCGGCCGGGCGAGGCTGTGATGTCCGACCGCGGCGACGGCGTCTGA